From a single Bacillus sp. NEB1478 genomic region:
- a CDS encoding PBP1A family penicillin-binding protein — protein sequence MGKRTELRQRKKQSLWIRRTALVTLLFFLSSITFGGAMIYAYVNGTPKLTKEALRDPQSSMIYDMDNKFVTYVTGKERREYAKIGEIPELVQQAFISTEDTRFREHFGIDVKRIAGAALANVKDGFGAEGASTITQQVVKNSVLSSDKTIKRKIQEAYLAVKLEQKYSKDEILEMYLNKIYFGSGAYGVATASKTYFNKPLSDLTPAEAALLAGLPQRPSGYDPFLHPKQAEERRNTVLHLMYKNEAITKEEMDKALKTPVTDSLVKNQGNRLKYESFIQQVIKELKKKGVSEPAIYEGGLKIYTTLDPKAQSHTEKVLATDEFVKYPSDKFKAGVALLDTKTGAIRAIGGNRTTNKDDVIGGFNYATDIERQPGSTIKPILDYGPAIDQLKYPTYKQIKDEKLEIGDWEVNNWDDEFHGEISMREALVNSYNIPAIKTFMEVGSKNAVGFADKLGIHIENATPAYAIGGFSRGPSPLEIAGAYTAFGNKGIYHEPTTLRKVVFTDGYEKTYESKPVAAMHDYTAYMITDMLKDVVERGTGTLAAIPGLEVAGKTGTTNMPEGVDIEKGSSDSWFAGYTTNYTAAVWTGYDKTTSEQYLTPEDQKIAKYIFKSIVSEVSKDKKTAGFEQPKSVDEIYVNKETGYISKDKNSSNVTRELIVKGTSTKELVKPVKERKAKTTNTDKDKVNNKDKDKNKEKEKNKEKENDKKTDKDEKTDDDNGSGDKPPVVEPGNPDEPDNPDDPGTTDPPPPTDDDNPDDPGTDPDNPDDPGTDPGTTDPPPTTGETNGTTTGTTGTTGTTGTTNTSDTTSKSPEN from the coding sequence GTGGGAAAAAGAACAGAGCTCCGTCAAAGAAAAAAACAATCCCTTTGGATTCGTCGAACTGCCCTTGTAACATTACTATTTTTTCTTTCCAGCATTACATTCGGCGGTGCTATGATATATGCCTATGTTAACGGAACTCCTAAATTAACAAAAGAGGCCCTGCGCGATCCGCAATCATCCATGATTTATGATATGGACAATAAGTTCGTAACATATGTAACTGGGAAAGAACGTCGGGAATATGCGAAAATTGGAGAGATTCCTGAGCTTGTACAGCAAGCGTTTATCTCAACAGAAGATACTCGTTTTCGAGAACACTTCGGAATTGATGTTAAACGCATAGCCGGTGCAGCACTTGCAAACGTGAAAGATGGTTTTGGTGCCGAGGGTGCTAGTACAATCACGCAGCAAGTTGTTAAAAATAGTGTTTTATCATCAGATAAAACGATTAAACGTAAAATCCAAGAAGCTTATTTAGCAGTTAAACTAGAACAAAAATACTCAAAAGATGAAATTCTTGAGATGTATTTAAATAAAATCTACTTTGGCAGCGGTGCCTATGGTGTAGCTACAGCATCAAAAACATACTTTAATAAGCCATTATCCGATTTAACACCTGCAGAAGCCGCTTTGTTAGCTGGCCTTCCTCAAAGACCAAGCGGTTATGACCCTTTTCTTCATCCTAAACAAGCTGAAGAAAGACGAAATACGGTACTTCATTTAATGTACAAAAATGAAGCTATAACGAAAGAGGAAATGGATAAAGCCTTAAAAACACCTGTTACTGATTCACTCGTAAAAAACCAAGGAAACCGTCTAAAATATGAATCTTTTATTCAGCAAGTGATTAAAGAACTGAAGAAAAAAGGTGTTTCTGAACCAGCAATCTATGAAGGCGGATTAAAAATATACACAACACTCGATCCAAAAGCACAATCACATACAGAAAAAGTGCTGGCAACAGACGAATTTGTAAAATACCCTAGCGACAAATTTAAAGCGGGTGTAGCGCTGCTCGATACAAAGACTGGAGCTATCCGGGCGATCGGCGGAAACCGCACAACTAATAAAGATGATGTAATAGGCGGCTTTAACTATGCTACTGATATAGAAAGACAGCCTGGATCGACGATTAAACCCATCCTTGATTATGGTCCTGCTATTGATCAGTTAAAGTACCCAACATATAAACAAATCAAAGATGAAAAATTAGAAATTGGAGATTGGGAAGTCAACAACTGGGATGATGAATTTCATGGAGAAATCTCAATGAGAGAAGCCCTTGTTAACTCTTACAATATTCCTGCTATCAAAACCTTTATGGAGGTAGGATCTAAGAATGCAGTCGGTTTCGCCGACAAACTAGGCATCCATATTGAAAATGCTACACCTGCATATGCAATAGGCGGGTTTAGCCGCGGACCGTCACCGTTAGAAATTGCCGGTGCATACACAGCATTCGGTAATAAAGGAATATATCATGAACCTACTACTCTAAGAAAAGTTGTATTCACAGACGGCTATGAAAAAACATATGAATCAAAACCTGTTGCTGCCATGCATGATTACACTGCTTACATGATTACAGATATGCTTAAAGACGTTGTTGAACGAGGAACTGGAACATTGGCTGCCATACCGGGACTTGAAGTTGCTGGTAAAACTGGCACAACAAACATGCCAGAAGGAGTAGATATTGAGAAAGGTTCAAGTGATTCGTGGTTTGCCGGATATACAACTAACTATACTGCAGCTGTCTGGACTGGTTATGACAAAACAACTAGTGAACAATACTTAACACCAGAAGACCAAAAGATTGCTAAATATATCTTTAAATCTATCGTATCTGAAGTTTCTAAAGATAAGAAAACGGCTGGATTCGAACAGCCCAAGTCCGTTGATGAGATTTATGTAAATAAAGAAACTGGATACATTTCAAAAGATAAGAACAGCTCTAATGTGACAAGAGAATTAATTGTTAAAGGAACTTCAACGAAAGAGCTTGTAAAACCAGTAAAAGAAAGAAAGGCAAAAACGACCAATACAGATAAAGACAAAGTGAATAATAAGGACAAGGACAAGAACAAAGAGAAAGAGAAAAACAAAGAGAAAGAAAATGATAAAAAAACAGATAAAGACGAGAAAACCGATGATGATAACGGCTCAGGCGATAAACCGCCAGTAGTTGAACCTGGAAATCCAGATGAACCTGATAATCCAGATGATCCAGGAACAACGGATCCACCGCCGCCAACTGATGATGATAATCCCGATGATCCAGGAACAGATCCAGATAACCCTGATGACCCTGGGACAGATCCAGGAACAACAGATCCACCGCCAACAACAGGGGAAACGAACGGAACAACTACAGGTACTACTGGAACTACCGGAACGACAGGTACAACGAACACATCAGATACAACTTCTAAATCTCCTGAAAATTAA
- a CDS encoding DinB family protein — protein sequence MNEVIVKYKNFTKWLETIKRMPEEYWLVEIKEGKWSVGEIVSHIKAWDNFVWNERVEYFINGTELTNKNFDPEEINKNAADEARSGISKNELIHEVVECRFFVAKMLEEVPAPIWERKIELGKGVVTLSEYIEGLVEHDQHHQSQIEEFLLFKGIDIHKQEV from the coding sequence GTGAATGAAGTAATAGTTAAATATAAAAATTTTACAAAGTGGCTAGAAACAATAAAAAGGATGCCAGAAGAATATTGGCTTGTTGAGATAAAAGAAGGAAAATGGTCAGTTGGCGAGATCGTTTCCCATATAAAGGCATGGGATAATTTCGTGTGGAATGAAAGAGTGGAGTACTTCATCAACGGTACCGAATTAACAAATAAAAATTTTGACCCAGAGGAAATAAATAAAAATGCTGCAGATGAGGCGAGATCTGGAATATCAAAGAATGAATTAATCCATGAAGTAGTAGAGTGTCGATTTTTTGTTGCGAAAATGCTCGAAGAAGTGCCTGCTCCAATATGGGAAAGAAAAATCGAGCTAGGAAAAGGTGTTGTAACATTATCGGAGTATATAGAGGGTCTTGTAGAACATGATCAGCATCACCAATCACAGATTGAAGAATTTCTTTTATTTAAAGGAATCGATATACACAAGCAAGAAGTGTAA
- a CDS encoding YjcZ family sporulation protein, protein MFGKKQNQRNWGYQGYGCCNPCGGYGYGGYGGGSGGAFAIIVVLFILLIIIGASFTR, encoded by the coding sequence ATGTTTGGAAAAAAACAAAATCAACGTAACTGGGGTTATCAAGGTTATGGTTGCTGCAATCCGTGTGGCGGCTATGGCTATGGTGGTTATGGTGGTGGCAGCGGCGGCGCTTTTGCGATAATTGTCGTGCTCTTTATCCTTCTCATTATTATCGGTGCGTCGTTTACTAGATAA